In Vibrio sp. NTOU-M3, the following proteins share a genomic window:
- the murQ gene encoding N-acetylmuramic acid 6-phosphate etherase — protein sequence MSELSSTINKEQNPETSNLSELPLHDVLSLLNEHDASVAYSIRAVLPNVADAVSLIAQQIKLGGRLFYVGAGTSGRLGVLDSAECPPTFGTDPSLVQAIIAGGLEAMLSAVENIEDCIESAPLELANRELNSKDIVVGIAASGRTPFVLSALKYAQQVGAKTIALSTRGPSLISQNADVSIAPDVGAEVLAGSTRMKSGSAQKMLLGMISTAVMHQLGKIHGNLMVDVKASNEKLRIRAQHMVCQICEVEEATAEALLEAVNYNVRAAVLLHTLDMSPSAALALAAQPFQPLKQQLLQGK from the coding sequence ATGAGTGAGTTGTCCTCCACCATCAACAAAGAGCAAAACCCAGAAACCAGCAATCTATCTGAATTGCCTTTGCACGATGTGCTGAGTTTACTCAATGAACACGATGCCTCGGTGGCGTATTCCATCCGAGCTGTATTGCCAAACGTGGCAGATGCCGTGAGCTTAATTGCTCAACAGATCAAACTCGGGGGCCGTCTGTTTTATGTTGGCGCTGGAACCAGTGGCCGACTTGGTGTACTGGACTCAGCCGAGTGTCCCCCTACATTTGGAACCGATCCTTCTTTAGTTCAAGCCATCATTGCCGGCGGCTTAGAAGCAATGTTGTCTGCTGTCGAAAACATTGAAGACTGCATTGAGTCAGCCCCTCTTGAGCTCGCCAATCGCGAACTCAACTCCAAAGATATTGTTGTCGGTATCGCAGCCAGTGGTCGAACTCCGTTTGTCCTCTCAGCCCTGAAATACGCGCAACAAGTTGGTGCTAAAACCATTGCACTGAGCACTCGCGGACCAAGTTTGATTTCGCAGAATGCAGACGTCTCGATCGCACCCGATGTTGGCGCGGAGGTGCTTGCAGGTTCAACACGAATGAAGAGTGGTTCCGCCCAGAAAATGCTGCTCGGCATGATCAGCACAGCCGTCATGCACCAGCTCGGTAAGATACACGGCAACCTGATGGTGGATGTGAAAGCGTCAAACGAAAAATTACGCATTCGCGCCCAACACATGGTTTGTCAAATTTGTGAAGTTGAAGAAGCAACGGCTGAAGCCCTATTGGAAGCCGTCAATTACAATGTTCGTGCTGCTGTGTTGCTGCACACATTGGATATGTCGCCTTCCGCTGCACTCGCGCTTGCTGCGCAACCTTTCCAACCCCTGAAACAGCAGTTACTGCAAGGAAAATAA